In Sphingopyxis sp. 113P3, one DNA window encodes the following:
- a CDS encoding RES family NAD+ phosphorylase: protein MHYQGKLFRALNPVYARDPLSGRGAERYGGRFNAKGLPALYTATSAITALREANQIGDLQPTTLVSYLADVENVFDGRDEVALGAYAMTPAGLADPSWRDQEKKLGKAPTQAFAETLIAEGHHGLLVPSFVRGARADDLNLVLWKWGPDLPAQLILIDDDDRLSRI from the coding sequence GTGCACTATCAAGGCAAGCTTTTTCGGGCCTTAAACCCGGTCTATGCGCGCGATCCTCTATCGGGCCGGGGCGCAGAACGCTATGGCGGCCGCTTCAACGCCAAAGGCCTTCCAGCCCTTTACACTGCAACTTCGGCGATAACTGCCCTACGCGAAGCGAACCAGATCGGCGACTTGCAACCAACCACGCTCGTTTCCTATTTGGCTGACGTCGAAAATGTCTTCGACGGACGAGATGAAGTCGCGCTCGGCGCCTACGCAATGACGCCTGCGGGTCTTGCGGATCCAAGCTGGCGCGACCAAGAAAAGAAACTCGGCAAGGCACCTACCCAGGCTTTCGCAGAAACTCTCATTGCCGAAGGTCACCACGGTTTGCTCGTGCCCAGCTTCGTGCGCGGAGCGAGAGCCGATGACCTGAATCTCGTACTCTGGAAATGGGGTCCGGACCTTCCAGCCCAGCTTATTCTCATCGACGACGACGATCGACTAAGTCGAATTTAG
- a CDS encoding IS3 family transposase (programmed frameshift) — translation MKPKSSNAKSPTKAPAERVVKDIRRATRRHFSAEDKIRIVLDGLRGEDSIAELCRKEGIAQSLYYTWSKEFMEAGKRRLAGDTARAATTGEVQDLRREARALKECVADLTLENRLLKKHDRGWGRRRMRYPASEKLEIIRIVEQSHLPAKRTLDQLGIARRTFYRWYDRFLEGGPEALEDRPSAPTRVWNRIGDDIQDQIVEMALDYSELSPRELAVRFTDEKRYFVSEATVYRLLKAHDLITSPAYVVIKAADQFHTKTTRPNEMWQTDFTYFKIIGWGWMYLSTVLDDFSRYIIAWKLCTNMRAEDVTDTLDMALAASGCDSATVLHKPRLLSDNGPSYIAGELAEYIEAQQMSHVRGAPCHPQTQGKIERWHQTLKNRILLENYFLPGDLEAQIEAFVEHYNNQRYHESLNNVTPADAYFGRAPAIIKQRERIKRQTIEYRRLQHRKLAA, via the exons ATGAAGCCCAAATCCTCCAATGCAAAATCGCCGACCAAGGCCCCTGCGGAGCGGGTGGTGAAGGACATCCGGCGTGCAACCCGCCGGCACTTCTCGGCCGAAGACAAGATCCGCATCGTGCTGGATGGCCTGCGCGGCGAGGACAGCATCGCCGAGCTGTGCCGCAAGGAAGGCATTGCCCAGAGCCTGTATTACACCTGGTCGAAGGAGTTCATGGAAGCCGGCAAGCGCCGCCTGGCCGGCGACACCGCCCGTGCCGCGACCACTGGCGAGGTGCAGGATCTGCGCCGCGAAGCCCGCGCCCTGAAGGAATGCGTTGCCGACCTGACCCTGGAGAACCGCCTGCTC AAAAAGCATGATCGCGGATGGGGGCGACGACGAATGAGGTATCCCGCCTCGGAGAAGCTCGAGATCATCCGGATCGTCGAGCAGTCGCACCTGCCCGCCAAACGCACGCTGGACCAGCTCGGCATCGCCCGTCGGACCTTCTACCGCTGGTATGACCGGTTCCTCGAAGGCGGCCCGGAGGCCTTGGAGGATCGGCCGTCGGCGCCGACCCGGGTGTGGAACCGCATCGGCGATGATATCCAGGACCAGATCGTCGAGATGGCCCTGGACTACAGCGAACTGTCACCGCGCGAGCTGGCGGTGCGGTTCACCGACGAGAAGCGCTACTTCGTGTCGGAAGCCACGGTTTACCGCCTGTTGAAGGCCCATGATCTGATCACCAGCCCGGCCTATGTCGTGATCAAGGCCGCCGATCAGTTCCACACCAAGACCACCCGGCCGAACGAGATGTGGCAAACCGACTTCACCTACTTCAAGATCATCGGGTGGGGCTGGATGTACCTGTCGACCGTGCTCGACGACTTCTCGCGCTACATCATCGCCTGGAAACTGTGCACCAACATGCGGGCCGAGGACGTCACCGACACGCTGGACATGGCGCTGGCTGCCTCGGGCTGCGACAGCGCCACCGTGCTGCACAAACCCAGGCTGCTCAGCGATAACGGTCCCAGCTACATCGCTGGCGAACTGGCTGAATACATCGAAGCTCAGCAGATGAGTCATGTGCGCGGTGCACCGTGCCACCCTCAGACCCAGGGCAAGATCGAGCGCTGGCACCAGACTCTGAAGAACCGCATCCTGCTGGAGAACTACTTCCTGCCCGGCGACCTCGAGGCCCAGATCGAAGCCTTCGTCGAGCACTACAACAATCAACGTTACCACGAGAGCCTGAACAACGTGACGCCCGCCGACGCCTACTTCGGCAGGGCACCAGCCATCATCAAACAGCGTGAAAGGATCAAACGACAGACCATCGAATATCGGCGCTTGCAACACCGCAAGCTCGCCGCTTAA
- a CDS encoding Ig-like domain-containing protein, translating into MSGSVADNVTGGVGALTFSLLDSPNGNYGTLTFNPNGSWSYTLTSPVIGPSANNGTNTVNNAETFSYRVTDANGNTSVNSITIDIIDDVPTATTPIAVNVINQNGGTNAAFLDADNSVANNYGADGPGKLFFTSDAITALEGQSLTSGGQPLNYAISPDGLTLTATKPDASVVFTIQIQPPGFNDQYKVNISQPLDAVTQIDFNADGYDFSGGNVAWNYFRDDATPNSPDILLTPIGASGQTVNTNANSGGVGGGGGGGAIEAGEGLRIDFVTDLLGTPSSGGSGYQNAGNRNHTFSDHYTVNGASAVFASTAGSTVRFEVKDDPDGVVGNDAVGDGTTDAITAVAIRFGASTVTVNASGSPQNVSVGGQNYTVTFTGGIVTISGIVSDTQVAIFTDDGYNSLEVSYVSGSSFRIGDFGASAITTTEPVPFTVPVSIVDADGDVANGAVLSITAVPAAPPVALDLDGDGVEFLSQAAGVAFDYDGDGVAEPTAWVGPDDGLLVHDANGDRVANDGSEIVFAVGASTDLEGVRLRFDTDGDGKLTAADAEFSRFGVWQDANSNGVTDPGEFSTLSELGIASLDLTSDGKSYVSEGGQVLVHGTASFTRTNGTSGALADTSFATAPADRRSADLALVASLAGALAVPEVLAAHDSNPAVPETAANALPSAEVGSLHFAIGTGSEHGNLLNLADLLRHEGVASKADASSSHLPSDAPSSPSNLAADGVAEVATAVPWQSEAGVDFGGLVTGQMGGVSPEAVMDALLLQTSGEAVAVSQDVASVREALAEVSDEVAVNAIVDHFAGDAPADAPAPDAGAGHQLLAQTLDAQVFLMTRGMLADHSIDDAAQLVAAA; encoded by the coding sequence GTGTCGGGCTCGGTTGCGGATAATGTGACCGGCGGTGTCGGCGCGCTCACCTTCTCGCTGCTGGACAGCCCTAACGGAAATTATGGCACGCTCACCTTCAATCCAAACGGGAGCTGGAGCTACACGCTGACCTCACCGGTCATCGGGCCGAGTGCCAACAATGGCACGAACACGGTCAACAATGCCGAGACGTTCAGCTATCGGGTGACCGACGCCAACGGCAACACGTCGGTCAACAGCATCACCATCGATATCATCGACGATGTGCCGACGGCGACGACGCCGATCGCAGTCAATGTGATCAACCAGAATGGAGGGACGAACGCGGCCTTCCTCGATGCGGACAACAGCGTTGCGAACAATTACGGCGCCGACGGCCCGGGCAAGCTGTTCTTCACATCAGACGCCATCACCGCGCTGGAAGGTCAGTCGCTCACCTCCGGCGGGCAGCCGCTCAATTATGCGATTTCGCCCGACGGATTGACCCTTACCGCCACCAAGCCCGATGCAAGCGTGGTCTTCACGATCCAGATCCAGCCCCCGGGCTTCAACGATCAGTACAAGGTCAATATCTCGCAGCCGCTCGACGCGGTTACCCAGATCGACTTCAACGCTGACGGCTATGATTTTTCGGGAGGCAATGTTGCGTGGAACTACTTCCGCGATGACGCTACCCCCAATAGCCCGGACATCCTGCTGACGCCGATCGGCGCGAGCGGCCAGACCGTCAACACGAACGCCAATTCGGGCGGCGTGGGCGGCGGCGGCGGCGGCGGCGCCATCGAAGCGGGTGAAGGCCTGCGCATCGATTTCGTGACCGATCTCCTCGGCACGCCTTCGAGCGGCGGCTCGGGCTATCAGAACGCTGGCAATCGCAATCACACCTTCTCCGATCACTACACCGTCAACGGTGCATCGGCGGTGTTCGCCTCGACAGCGGGATCGACCGTGCGCTTTGAAGTCAAGGATGACCCCGACGGCGTTGTCGGCAATGATGCGGTGGGCGATGGAACCACCGATGCGATCACGGCCGTTGCCATCCGCTTTGGTGCCTCGACGGTCACGGTGAACGCTTCTGGTTCGCCGCAGAATGTTTCGGTCGGGGGGCAGAATTATACCGTCACCTTCACAGGCGGTATCGTGACGATCTCGGGGATCGTGAGCGACACGCAGGTCGCGATCTTCACCGACGATGGATATAACAGCCTCGAAGTCTCCTATGTGTCAGGCTCGAGCTTCCGCATCGGCGATTTCGGCGCGTCCGCGATCACCACGACCGAGCCCGTGCCGTTTACCGTGCCGGTATCGATCGTCGATGCCGATGGCGATGTCGCGAATGGCGCGGTGCTCTCGATTACCGCTGTCCCCGCGGCGCCGCCTGTGGCGCTCGACCTCGATGGCGACGGCGTCGAATTCCTGTCGCAGGCCGCCGGCGTCGCGTTCGATTACGACGGCGACGGCGTGGCTGAGCCCACCGCGTGGGTCGGGCCCGACGATGGGCTGCTCGTCCATGATGCCAATGGCGACCGGGTGGCGAACGACGGCAGCGAGATTGTATTCGCTGTCGGCGCCTCGACCGACCTTGAGGGTGTGCGCCTCCGCTTCGACACCGATGGTGACGGAAAACTGACCGCCGCAGATGCCGAGTTTTCGCGTTTCGGGGTCTGGCAGGATGCGAACAGCAACGGCGTCACCGATCCGGGCGAATTCAGCACGCTGTCCGAGCTCGGCATCGCCAGCCTCGACCTGACGTCGGACGGCAAGAGCTATGTTTCCGAAGGAGGCCAGGTGCTCGTCCATGGGACGGCGAGCTTCACCCGCACCAACGGGACGAGCGGCGCCCTTGCCGACACCTCTTTTGCAACGGCTCCTGCCGATCGGCGCTCGGCCGACCTGGCGCTCGTCGCCTCGCTTGCAGGCGCGCTTGCCGTCCCCGAAGTTCTGGCGGCGCATGATAGCAATCCCGCGGTTCCCGAAACCGCGGCCAATGCGCTGCCGAGCGCCGAAGTGGGCAGTCTCCACTTTGCAATCGGTACAGGATCAGAGCACGGCAATCTCCTCAACCTCGCCGACCTTCTCCGACATGAGGGCGTGGCCAGCAAGGCCGATGCGTCATCCTCGCATTTGCCGAGCGATGCGCCCTCGTCGCCGAGCAACCTTGCGGCCGATGGGGTGGCAGAGGTCGCTACCGCCGTGCCGTGGCAATCCGAGGCGGGTGTCGATTTCGGCGGCTTGGTGACCGGTCAAATGGGGGGCGTTTCGCCAGAGGCTGTGATGGACGCGCTGCTCCTCCAGACCTCTGGCGAAGCGGTTGCCGTCAGCCAGGATGTGGCCTCGGTCCGCGAAGCGCTCGCAGAAGTGAGCGATGAGGTCGCCGTCAACGCGATCGTCGATCATTTCGCAGGCGACGCGCCCGCCGATGCGCCCGCCCCGGACGCGGGCGCAGGACACCAGCTTCTGGCGCAAACGCTCGACGCGCAGGTTTTCCTCATGACGCGGGGAATGCTTGCCGATCATTCGATTGATGACGCGGCGCAGCTGGTTGCCGCGGCCTAG
- a CDS encoding OmpA family protein, whose product MNKRIGMAATAICLAAGVSNIAMAQGSERGEIQQRYDAALAATLDPATIGANDARYTWASEAKVQCAIALGYFKSGTRDETSIARCKDASERMAGQPASEPLPPPPPPPTETCSRELPGIVYFDWNSSELPAEASETAQFVAANAAPCGWTSITVTGHADRSGSNAYNMGLSARRAEAVANLIASYGVPRETITTAQRGEEEPRVLTADGVREPQNRRVEIGVR is encoded by the coding sequence ATGAACAAACGGATCGGGATGGCGGCAACGGCGATCTGCCTCGCCGCGGGGGTATCGAATATTGCCATGGCACAAGGAAGCGAGCGCGGAGAGATCCAGCAGCGCTACGATGCTGCGCTTGCAGCGACGCTGGATCCGGCAACCATCGGGGCAAATGACGCGCGCTACACCTGGGCCTCTGAGGCAAAGGTGCAGTGCGCGATCGCGCTCGGCTATTTCAAGTCGGGAACGCGCGATGAAACCAGCATTGCGAGGTGCAAGGACGCCTCTGAGCGGATGGCTGGACAGCCCGCCTCGGAGCCGCTGCCGCCGCCGCCTCCGCCGCCGACCGAGACCTGTTCGCGCGAACTTCCCGGTATCGTCTACTTCGACTGGAACTCGTCCGAGCTCCCGGCTGAAGCATCGGAAACCGCACAATTTGTCGCGGCCAACGCTGCGCCCTGCGGTTGGACTTCGATCACGGTGACGGGGCACGCCGACCGTTCGGGCAGCAACGCATACAACATGGGCTTGTCCGCGCGCCGCGCCGAAGCGGTTGCCAACCTCATCGCGTCGTACGGGGTGCCGCGCGAGACGATCACGACCGCGCAGCGCGGCGAAGAGGAACCACGCGTGCTGACCGCCGACGGGGTGCGTGAACCGCAAAACCGTCGGGTTGAAATTGGCGTTCGGTAA
- a CDS encoding TolC family protein: MRKFTFLASAALVFAATTPAFAQVSMQEAISLAVKTNPEILQAQFNKEAIEFERKQAQGLFHPRIDVEGSAGVRRLENSTRRALGIANDELYPLELSLGGEWTLVDFGRRRGELLRQAARVDGASLRVLERSEFVALEVARQYLDLLLQQRVLAASQDNAAFHRALVEDLGQGVNQGSISVADLQQAEERLQAATARQEEAQQAFNEANITLRRLTGLDITQPSLPPVLASALPTTLDQAVGLARTRNPLVREATADVDSANAAAASAKGDLYPTIGVEVRGRIGDDIDGFRGETNDLQARAVLRWNLWDGGINRAKLQEMVRRASQSRYRLHELQREAEQDVRTAWSVMQTQGNLVGVLERQSQVSDDLLLSYRSQFNVGRRSLLDVLDAQNTRYNTQVRLETARFSQIFAQYQALAATNSFLDALNVAPGTGAGETEREQFQYGPPVPAELQRRVYP; the protein is encoded by the coding sequence ATGCGCAAGTTCACTTTCTTGGCTTCAGCGGCGCTTGTCTTTGCAGCGACCACGCCAGCCTTCGCCCAAGTCTCGATGCAGGAAGCGATCTCGCTGGCCGTCAAGACCAATCCCGAGATCCTGCAGGCCCAGTTCAACAAGGAAGCGATCGAGTTCGAGCGCAAGCAGGCCCAGGGCCTGTTCCACCCGCGGATCGATGTCGAAGGCTCGGCGGGGGTGCGGCGGCTTGAAAACAGCACGCGGCGCGCGCTCGGGATTGCGAACGATGAACTTTACCCCCTCGAGCTCAGCCTCGGCGGCGAATGGACATTGGTCGACTTCGGGCGCCGGCGCGGCGAACTGCTGCGCCAGGCCGCCCGCGTTGACGGGGCGTCGCTCCGCGTCCTGGAACGCTCCGAATTTGTCGCGCTTGAGGTTGCGCGCCAATATCTCGACCTCCTCTTGCAGCAGCGCGTTCTCGCCGCCTCGCAGGACAATGCCGCCTTCCACCGGGCGCTCGTTGAGGACCTCGGCCAGGGCGTGAACCAGGGCTCGATCAGCGTTGCGGATCTCCAGCAGGCGGAGGAGCGGCTGCAAGCGGCGACCGCGCGGCAGGAAGAGGCGCAGCAGGCGTTCAACGAGGCGAACATTACGCTGCGCCGCCTGACGGGGCTCGACATCACCCAGCCTTCGCTGCCGCCCGTTCTCGCGAGCGCGCTGCCGACCACGCTCGACCAGGCGGTGGGCCTCGCACGCACGCGCAACCCCCTGGTGCGCGAAGCAACGGCCGACGTCGATTCGGCTAATGCCGCGGCAGCCTCGGCGAAGGGCGATCTCTATCCGACGATCGGCGTCGAAGTGCGGGGCCGGATCGGCGATGACATCGACGGCTTCCGCGGCGAGACGAACGATCTCCAGGCGCGCGCGGTGCTGCGCTGGAACTTGTGGGATGGCGGGATCAACCGGGCCAAGCTGCAGGAAATGGTGCGCCGGGCCAGCCAGTCGCGCTACCGCCTGCACGAGCTGCAACGCGAGGCCGAACAGGATGTGCGTACGGCCTGGTCGGTGATGCAGACGCAGGGGAACCTCGTCGGGGTGCTCGAACGGCAAAGCCAGGTCAGCGACGATCTGCTGCTTTCCTACCGTAGCCAGTTCAATGTCGGGCGGCGTTCGCTCCTCGATGTGCTCGATGCACAGAACACGCGCTACAACACGCAGGTTCGGCTCGAAACGGCGCGTTTCTCGCAGATATTCGCCCAGTATCAGGCGCTTGCGGCCACGAACAGCTTCCTTGATGCGCTCAACGTTGCGCCGGGTACCGGGGCAGGGGAGACGGAGCGGGAGCAGTTCCAATATGGGCCGCCTGTCCCTGCCGAACTGCAGCGGCGCGTCTATCCATAA
- a CDS encoding ABC transporter transmembrane domain-containing protein — protein MSKIEESIEGRLIDSLVECVAELSRHFAGGQSLAGLDQLPRDSRGLLPAHQAGAALDIAGLNYEPRRPRKLPRGAVHYPALAQMASGEFVILLEIRESDLLVWRAERGREEWEPFAEVAKTFGGMFLSVYGDPDKMREAEAPWHAKGRGHWFWSELRKERSALSPVLLASLLINILAIAMPLFTMNVYDRVIPNRAGSTLWVLAIGVIIAFALEFALRRARTAVIDDVSRDLDIRLSQKIFGRLLATPLEERRGHTGALAARVSEYAIVREFYAATTVVLIMDLAFLAVFVAVMAILAGWLALVPLAIIAAMIGAGIVLQRRVVTAARDAQADAGLQQTLLVEALAGAETLKSMASEGGMLGRWHRLAEIGSHSQQKLRDISSLAIGLAQVFQQVSTIALIIGGYYLFAAGEITMGAIIAIVMLSSRSLAPAAQFAFLLTRGRQAQETLESIERLFEGGDERKQGSSLVLTEIKAPAIKLENVSFRYPGSESSALAGIDVQFEPGERVAIVGRVASGKSSLGRVICGLYAPTEGAVMIGGIDSRQYRPQVVREALRFVGQDAALFTGSVKENLSLGRPVADERLVEAMRATGADLFLSRDAGGFDRAVGEGGRGLSGGQRAFLALTRALVTPSELLFLDEPTGAMDSQTEKQFVERLADALTPRQTLIVATHRPALFSLCQRLIVLDRGRVVADGPIAEVIAAAGAAESITP, from the coding sequence GTGTCCAAAATCGAGGAATCAATCGAAGGGCGTCTGATCGATTCCCTCGTCGAATGTGTTGCGGAACTTTCGCGGCACTTCGCCGGGGGCCAGTCGCTCGCCGGACTCGACCAGTTGCCGCGTGACAGTCGGGGACTGCTCCCCGCCCACCAGGCAGGCGCCGCGCTTGATATCGCGGGCCTAAACTATGAACCGCGCCGGCCAAGGAAACTCCCGCGCGGGGCGGTGCATTATCCCGCGCTCGCCCAGATGGCGTCGGGCGAGTTTGTGATTCTTCTCGAAATTCGCGAGAGCGACCTGCTCGTCTGGCGGGCGGAGCGCGGGCGCGAAGAGTGGGAGCCTTTTGCCGAGGTTGCCAAGACATTTGGCGGCATGTTCCTGTCGGTCTACGGCGATCCCGACAAGATGCGCGAGGCAGAAGCCCCCTGGCATGCAAAGGGGCGCGGCCACTGGTTCTGGAGCGAGCTGCGCAAGGAACGCAGCGCCCTCTCGCCCGTCCTCCTCGCATCGCTTCTGATCAACATCCTTGCGATCGCGATGCCGCTGTTCACGATGAACGTCTACGACCGCGTCATCCCCAATCGCGCAGGTTCGACCCTCTGGGTGCTCGCCATCGGCGTGATCATTGCCTTCGCGCTCGAATTTGCGCTTCGCAGAGCGCGCACGGCGGTCATCGACGATGTGTCGCGCGACCTCGATATCCGGCTTTCGCAAAAGATATTCGGGCGGCTGCTTGCAACGCCGCTCGAGGAACGCCGGGGCCATACAGGCGCGCTCGCCGCGCGGGTGTCGGAATATGCGATTGTCCGCGAATTCTATGCGGCAACGACCGTGGTCCTGATCATGGATCTTGCCTTCCTCGCGGTCTTCGTTGCCGTGATGGCCATTCTCGCAGGCTGGCTCGCGCTCGTGCCGCTGGCAATCATTGCGGCGATGATCGGGGCCGGGATCGTGCTCCAGCGCAGGGTGGTGACCGCCGCGCGCGATGCGCAGGCCGATGCCGGGCTGCAGCAGACACTCCTCGTCGAAGCGCTCGCAGGAGCCGAGACGCTGAAGAGCATGGCCAGCGAGGGCGGCATGCTCGGCCGCTGGCACCGCCTTGCTGAAATCGGGAGCCACTCGCAGCAGAAATTGCGCGACATTTCCTCGCTTGCCATCGGGCTCGCGCAGGTATTCCAGCAGGTCTCGACCATCGCCTTGATCATCGGCGGCTATTATCTCTTTGCCGCGGGCGAAATCACGATGGGCGCGATCATTGCCATCGTCATGCTGTCATCGCGTTCGCTCGCCCCCGCCGCGCAATTTGCCTTCCTGCTGACCCGCGGCAGGCAGGCGCAGGAGACGTTGGAGAGCATCGAGCGCCTCTTTGAAGGCGGCGACGAACGCAAGCAGGGCAGCAGCCTCGTTCTGACCGAAATCAAGGCGCCCGCGATAAAGCTCGAGAATGTGAGCTTCCGCTATCCCGGAAGCGAGAGTTCGGCTCTCGCGGGCATCGACGTTCAGTTCGAACCTGGCGAACGGGTGGCGATCGTGGGCCGTGTCGCGTCCGGAAAGAGCAGCCTCGGGCGCGTCATCTGCGGCCTTTATGCGCCCACCGAGGGCGCCGTGATGATTGGCGGGATCGACAGCCGGCAATATCGTCCGCAAGTCGTGCGCGAGGCGCTTCGCTTCGTCGGACAGGATGCCGCCCTGTTCACCGGGAGCGTGAAGGAGAATCTGTCGCTCGGGCGGCCTGTTGCCGACGAACGACTGGTCGAGGCGATGAGAGCGACGGGAGCCGACCTCTTCCTCTCGCGCGATGCTGGCGGGTTTGACCGGGCGGTCGGAGAAGGCGGCCGCGGCCTCTCGGGAGGACAAAGGGCGTTTCTTGCCCTCACGCGCGCGCTCGTGACGCCAAGCGAACTCCTGTTTCTCGACGAGCCGACGGGCGCGATGGACAGCCAGACGGAAAAGCAGTTCGTCGAGCGCCTCGCCGATGCGCTGACCCCGCGCCAGACTCTCATCGTTGCAACCCACAGGCCCGCGCTCTTTTCGCTCTGCCAGCGCTTGATCGTGCTCGACAGGGGGCGGGTCGTTGCAGACGGACCGATTGCAGAGGTCATTGCGGCCGCGGGCGCTGCAGAAAGCATTACGCCATGA
- a CDS encoding cell wall hydrolase produces the protein MTYASSLPGPAKRPLAVTASGSRWLLIAFLALLLAGAAAGWLQFSPPADDPVETPVPETLRLQIPTMSTGEHQNLVVSGETAQARNAAIPATNEALVALAGFKDIPAGSAQHATALKCLTQAIYYEAANEPELGKRAVAQVVLNRLRHPAYPNSVCGVVYEGASAPVCQFSFTCDGALLRTPMARQWRESERVAREALAGASVPEVGSATHYHADYVLPRWAFTLGKIEKIGTHIFYRFPGRAGSAAAFSNRWNGSERIPALDFERLRQAMLGEMEGAASNQAYVPGLTVVPDVKDRHAATDVGGRLDTTTSWRLTLPDPVQLSSSYRTAVSVQASPAAETAIAAAEDETSGPAAREHKP, from the coding sequence ATGACTTACGCGAGTTCACTTCCCGGGCCGGCCAAGAGGCCGCTCGCCGTGACCGCCAGCGGATCGCGCTGGCTCTTGATCGCCTTTCTTGCGCTGCTGCTTGCCGGGGCGGCGGCAGGGTGGCTGCAATTTTCTCCGCCTGCCGATGACCCGGTCGAGACGCCAGTCCCTGAAACGCTCCGCCTCCAGATCCCGACCATGTCGACGGGCGAGCATCAGAATCTGGTCGTCTCCGGCGAAACGGCGCAGGCGCGCAATGCCGCAATTCCCGCGACGAACGAGGCGCTCGTCGCCCTCGCCGGGTTCAAGGATATTCCCGCAGGCTCAGCGCAGCACGCAACCGCGCTCAAATGCCTGACCCAGGCAATCTATTACGAGGCCGCCAATGAGCCCGAACTCGGCAAGCGTGCGGTGGCACAGGTCGTGCTCAACCGTCTTCGGCATCCCGCCTATCCAAACTCGGTGTGCGGCGTCGTGTATGAAGGCGCCAGCGCCCCGGTTTGCCAGTTCAGCTTCACCTGCGACGGGGCGCTGCTGCGCACGCCGATGGCGCGGCAATGGCGCGAATCCGAACGCGTCGCAAGGGAAGCTCTGGCCGGCGCGTCCGTGCCCGAGGTGGGGTCCGCGACCCATTATCACGCCGATTATGTCCTGCCGCGCTGGGCCTTTACGCTCGGCAAGATCGAGAAGATCGGAACGCATATATTCTATCGCTTTCCAGGGCGCGCAGGGAGCGCTGCAGCGTTCAGCAACCGCTGGAACGGGAGCGAGCGGATCCCCGCCCTCGATTTTGAAAGATTGCGGCAGGCGATGCTCGGCGAAATGGAAGGCGCTGCCTCTAATCAAGCCTATGTTCCTGGATTGACCGTGGTTCCCGACGTCAAGGATCGCCATGCGGCCACCGATGTCGGGGGACGGCTCGATACGACGACGAGCTGGCGTCTCACGCTTCCCGATCCCGTTCAATTGAGCAGCAGCTATCGTACGGCGGTGTCGGTTCAGGCAAGCCCCGCTGCGGAGACGGCGATTGCCGCAGCCGAGGACGAAACAAGCGGTCCGGCGGCCCGGGAGCATAAGCCGTGA